The Chloroflexota bacterium genomic sequence GTCTCCAAATTATGCCCGACAACTTGTCTCCTGAAAACCGCCGCAAGGCCATGAAAGCCATTAAAAGCAAAGGCACATCGCCAGAGCGCTCTTTGTGGGCGATGCTTGCCGGAATGCGGTTGAAGGGTTGGCGAAAAAACGCCCAAGATCTACCGGGAAAGCCCGACGTGGTCTTCGACAAAGAGAAAGTGGCCATCTTCATAGACGGCTGCTTTTGGCACGGCTGCCCTATATGCAACAGGGGCGTTCCAGAAAACAATCGCGAGTATTGGGTTCGCAAGATTGAGCGGAACCAGCAGCGTGCCAGAGAAGTCACAATGGCGTTGCAAAAAGCGGGGTGGGTTGTGCTGCGCTTTTGGGAGCACGAAATGCGGCGAGAACGAAATACAATACGAGAAAAGATTAGGCGAGAAATCATTCTGAGAAGAAACGCCCCCTAATCCTGCGCCAAAATACACTAAAAACTTGGATGGAAAAGCAAATGTACCCCACAATCTCCTCCGTAGTTGAGTTAAAAGCGTTAATTGACAATCAAGTTGAAGAATCAAAATGGTTGGACTATAAGCGCGAAATACACTTGTCTTCAGATAAGGATAAGAGAGAGTTTCTCAAAGATGTGTCCGCTTTCGCTAACACAGAAGGTGGCTATCTTGTATATGGCGTGGCAGAACAAGAAGGACGCCCGGCAAATATCATTGGGGTTGAGGGAAATATTGATGAAATCAAATTGAGGATGGAGCAAATCCTCGAAACAGGATTAAATCCTCGTTTATACGGACACACCATTACCCCTTACACACTTGAAGGCAAAACGGTATTAGTGATCCATATACCTGTCAGTTGGAACCGTCCTCACATGGTATTGAAAGATGATTATAGATTTTACGAGCGCACAAATGCGGGGGTAGCACGGATGGACGTAAGCGGTTTGAAAAACGCTTTTTTAGAGGCC encodes the following:
- a CDS encoding very short patch repair endonuclease produces the protein MPDNLSPENRRKAMKAIKSKGTSPERSLWAMLAGMRLKGWRKNAQDLPGKPDVVFDKEKVAIFIDGCFWHGCPICNRGVPENNREYWVRKIERNQQRAREVTMALQKAGWVVLRFWEHEMRRERNTIREKIRREIILRRNAP